A section of the Malania oleifera isolate guangnan ecotype guangnan chromosome 2, ASM2987363v1, whole genome shotgun sequence genome encodes:
- the LOC131149066 gene encoding ENTH domain-containing protein C794.11c yields MSILSKSSSSGNMGTPFFHELKKQASFFLKEKIKTARLALTDVTPAELLTEEATNGNPWSPDTRTMGLISRAAFELDDYWRIVEILHKKLLKFDRKNWRTSHKALVVLEHLLTHGPESVAEEFQSDEDVIRQMGNFQHIDEKGFNWGLTVRKKSERILMLLEQGPLLKEERDRARKLTRGIQGFGSFSHTSYSAQAVLQEASVGAYERSNSHFNNHGNQENQSPSLTDGGSIKTSIERSESSHEDAVLVSGKIMGNSNSSNGFYNGELLGKSKTQTSFKENMAPKEELLREGELHQWDCLGEPKPLLGGEKNEPGTPIAYEDHHPFKDNDSLTTASLLYVGDETSKRY; encoded by the exons ATGTCGATCTTAAGCAAAAGCAGCAGCAGTGGGAACATGGGCACTCCCTTTTTCCACGAATTGAAAAAACAAGCTTCTTTCTTCCTCAAGGAGAAGATCAAGACTGCTCGATTAGCTCTCACCGATGTCACCCCTGCAGAATT ATTGACAGAAGAAGCCACCAATGGAAATCCGTGGTCACCGGACACCCGTACCATGGGTTTGATATCGCGGGCGGCTTTTGAACTCGATGATTATTGGAGAATTGTCGAAATTCTGCACAAAAA ATTGTTGAAATTTGATAGAAAGAACTGGAGGACCTCTCACAAGGCTCTGGTAGTGCTTGAACACTTGCTTACTCATGGACCAGAAAGTGTTGCAGAGGAGTTTCAGAGTGATGAGGATGTTATTAGGCAGATGGGAAACTTTCAGCACATCGACGAGAAAGG GTTCAACTGGGGCCTCACTGTAAGAAAGAAATCAGAGAGGATACTAATGTTGCTTGAGCAGGGACCTCTCCTCAAAGAAGAGAGGGACAGAGCTCGAAAACTTACGAGAGGAATTCAAGGCTTTGGCAGCTTCTCCCATACGTCTTATTCAGCACAAGCCGTTCTGCAGGAAGCATCAGTTGGAGCATATGAAAGGAGTAATTCTCACTTCAACAATCATGGAAACCAAGAAAACCAGTCCCCATCCTTGACTGATGGAGGATCGATCAAAACTAGCATTGAAAGATCAGAGAGTAGCCACGAGGATGCTGTTTTGGTTTCTGGAAAGATAATGGGGAATTCAAACTCTTCAAATGGTTTCTACAATGGTGAGCTTCTTGGGAAATCTAAGACCCAGACAAGTTTCAAAGAGAACATGGCTCCTAAAGAGGAACTTCTCAGGGAAGGAGAATTGCATCAATGGGATTGCTTGGGAGAGCCAAAACCGCTATTGGGAGGTGAGAAAAATGAGCCTGGTACTCCGATTGCCTACGAAGATCATCATCCCTTTAAAGACAATGACAGTCTAACAACTGCATCTCTGCTTTATGTGGGAGATGAAACCTCCAAGAGATACTGA
- the LOC131149065 gene encoding U-box domain-containing protein 33-like isoform X2, whose translation MKKLLSNYMNICSRTKVKASYITIEADQVHKGIVDLVNRHGVRKLVIGSVPENCLKVKKSSKKANYAAKHTPLFCEIWFINKGKHMWTREASEDLSFLEPVSQLEHLTTEWFRSRSLQYDKGDLVTHSDRLRSSSCSEVTNELQAKMGGLSSGFNSEGDPRNFYSLFSPVSTSPSCSGYASSTERRVSTDSDTISKLEEESLCCQLAEARIEAEASRNEAIAEIFKRKKLESEAMEAIGKVKAFESAHAHEFKLRREAEDALRTTIQEQEKLLEERENAARELQKTMRNVAFLDSCAQEAKRRCEEATAELKLIQASIVTLRREKLKIRRQKIDAAHWLELWRNRGQAGAANSNHVFGVVEDSTELPEFSLSDLETATCNFSESFKIGQGGYGCVYKGEMWDKTVAIKKLHPHSRQGQSEFQQEVQVLGKLRHPHLVTLIGACREAWSLVYEYLPNGSLQDQLFRKSNNASLTWKIRTGLIAEISSALLFLHSSKPEKVVHGDLKPENILLNSKLSCKICDFGICRLVPEETLRYPSFRRYTEPKGAFPYTDPEFNRTGVLTPKSDIYSFGLITLQLLTGRRPVGLAGEVRKAVSCGKLESLLDSSAGEWPTFVAARLAELGLQCCEMNGRDRPELTPTLVKELEQLHCSEERVVPSFFLCPIRQDIMHDPQIAADGFTYEGEAMRGWLENGRETSPMTNLKLNHLHLTPNNALRHAIQDWLCKP comes from the exons ATGAAGAAACTTCTATCTAATTACATGAACATTTGCTCTAGAACAAAG GTGAAGGCTAGCTATATTACGATTGAAGCTGACCAAGTTCATAAAGGAATTGTCGATCTGGTGAACAGGCATGGAGTTAGAAAGCTTGTTATAGGGTCTGTACCAGAAAA TTGCTTAAAGGTTAAAAAGAGCTCTAAAAAAGCAAATTATGCTGCCAAACATACCCCTCTATTTTGTGAGATATGGTTTATTAACAAAGGGAAACACATGTGGACAAGAGAAGCTTCAGAAGACTTGAGTTTTCTTGAACCAGTTAGCCAGCTGGAGCATCTAACGACAGAATGGTTTAGATCTAGATCGTTGCAATATGACAAGGGTGACCTTGTAACCCACTCTGATCGTCTTCGATCCAGTTCTTGCTCAGAAGTGACAAATGAATTGCAGGCTAAAATGGGAGGGCTTTCGTCCGGTTTTAACAGTGAAGGTGATCCACGCAATTTCTACAGTTTGTTTAGTCCAGTGAGCACTAGCCCTTCTTGTTCTGGATATGCTTCATCCACTGAAAGAAGAGTGTCCACAGACTCTGACACAATCTCAAAGTTGGAGGAAGAAAGCTTATGTTGCCAGCTTGCAGAAGCAAGGATTGAAGCTGAGGCATCAAGGAATGAAGCAATTGCAGAGATATTTAAGCGCAAGAAATTGGAGTCAGAAGCTATGGAAGCTATAGGCAAG GTTAAAGCTTTTGAATCTGCCCATGCACATGAATTCAAACTTAGGAGAGAAGCTGAGGATGCACTGAGAACTACAATACAGGAACAAGAAAAGCTCTTAGAAGAAAGAGAAAATGCAGCTAGGGAGCTACAGAAAACCATGAGAAATGTAGCTTTCCTAGACAGTTGTGCACAGGAAGCAAAACGTCGGTGTGAGGAAGCAACTGCTGAATTGAAACTCATCCAAGCATCCATTGTTACTCTGCGGCGTGAAAAGCTGAAGATCCGACGGCAGAAAATTGATGCAGCACATTGGCTTGAACTGTGGAGAAATCGAGGGCAAGCTGGAGCTGCAAACTCCAATCATGTGTTTGGGGTTGTTGAAGATTCGACTGAATTACCAGAATTTTCATTGTCAGATTTGGAGACTGCAACATGCAATTTTTCTGAAAGCTTCAAAATTGGACAGGGAGGATATGGTTGTGTATACAAGGGGGAGATGTGGGATAAGACTGTTGCCATAAAGAAGTTGCATCCGCATAGTAGGCAGGGACAGTCAGAATTTCAACAAGAG GTTCAAGTTCTTGGCAAATTACGACATCCTCATCTAGTGACTTTAATTGGCGCATGCCGTGAAGCCTGGTCCCTTGTTTATGAGTACTTGCCAAATGGAAGTCTCCAAGATCAACTTTTCCGCAAAAGCAACAATGCTTCCCTAACTTGGAAGATCAGAACAGGGTTAATTGCTGAAATCTCAAGTGCTCTCCTCTTTTTGCACTCTTCCAAACCTGAAAAGGTTGTCCATGGTGATCTGAAACCTGAAAACATCCTTCTTAATTCTAAGCTCAGCTGCAAGATATGTGATTTTGGAATTTGTAGGCTGGTGCCTGAGGAGACCCTTCGTTACCCAAGTTTCCGCAGATATACTGAACCTAAAGGAGCTTTTCCATACACAGATCCAGAGTTCAATAGAACTGGAGTCTTGACACCAAAATCTGACATCTACTCCTTTGGGCTCATCACATTGCAGCTACTCACTGGAAGGCGTCCAGTGGGGTTAGCAGGTGAGGTGCGTAAAGCAGTGTCATGTGGGAAATTAGAATCACTTCTGGATTCATCAGCAGGAGAATGGCCGACATTTGTGGCAGCACGATTGGCGGAACTGGGGTTGCAATGCTGTGAAATGAATGGTAGAGATAGACCAGAGCTGACACCAACTCTGGTTAAGGAACTGGAGCAATTGCACTGCTCAGAAGAGCGAGTGGTGCCATCATTTTTCTTGTGTCCTATTCGTCAG gaCATTATGCATGATCCTCAGATAGCAGCGGATGGGTTCACATATGAAGGAGAAGCTATGCGTGGATGGCTGGAGAATGGCCGTGAAACTTCACCAATGACCAATTTGAAATTGAATCACTTGCATCTTACTCCTAATAATGCACTTCGCCACGCAATTCAAGATTGGTTATGTAAACCTTGA
- the LOC131149065 gene encoding U-box domain-containing protein 33-like isoform X1, with translation MKLLSPSPPPGPDGDGFSEFSPSASLRHGSYRASRPLTSELPDIVEERGDIVYVAVGKSMVKVSALLRWTFEQFGNREVCLLHVHQPSPVIPTLLGKLPASQANGEVVSAYRRDEKEQMKKLLSNYMNICSRTKVKASYITIEADQVHKGIVDLVNRHGVRKLVIGSVPENCLKVKKSSKKANYAAKHTPLFCEIWFINKGKHMWTREASEDLSFLEPVSQLEHLTTEWFRSRSLQYDKGDLVTHSDRLRSSSCSEVTNELQAKMGGLSSGFNSEGDPRNFYSLFSPVSTSPSCSGYASSTERRVSTDSDTISKLEEESLCCQLAEARIEAEASRNEAIAEIFKRKKLESEAMEAIGKVKAFESAHAHEFKLRREAEDALRTTIQEQEKLLEERENAARELQKTMRNVAFLDSCAQEAKRRCEEATAELKLIQASIVTLRREKLKIRRQKIDAAHWLELWRNRGQAGAANSNHVFGVVEDSTELPEFSLSDLETATCNFSESFKIGQGGYGCVYKGEMWDKTVAIKKLHPHSRQGQSEFQQEVQVLGKLRHPHLVTLIGACREAWSLVYEYLPNGSLQDQLFRKSNNASLTWKIRTGLIAEISSALLFLHSSKPEKVVHGDLKPENILLNSKLSCKICDFGICRLVPEETLRYPSFRRYTEPKGAFPYTDPEFNRTGVLTPKSDIYSFGLITLQLLTGRRPVGLAGEVRKAVSCGKLESLLDSSAGEWPTFVAARLAELGLQCCEMNGRDRPELTPTLVKELEQLHCSEERVVPSFFLCPIRQDIMHDPQIAADGFTYEGEAMRGWLENGRETSPMTNLKLNHLHLTPNNALRHAIQDWLCKP, from the exons ATGAAACTTTTGAGCCCGTCACCGCCTCCGGGCCCGGACGGAGACGGCTTTTCAGAGTTTTCACCTTCGGCGAGTCTCCGACATGGGTCTTACCGGGCGAGTCGGCCGCTGACGTCTGAGCTGCCGGATATTGTGGAAGAAAGAGGCGACATAGTGTACGTGGCGGTCGGCAAGTCGATGGTTAAGGTAAGTGCGTTGCTCAGATGGACTTTCGAGCAATTTGGGAACAGGGAAGTTTGCCTTCTTCATGTTCATCAACCTTCTCCCGTGATTCCCACCCTCT TGGGAAAATTGCCTGCAAGTCAAGCGAATGGTGAAGTGGTGTCTGCCTATAGAAGGGATGAAAAGGAACAAATGAAGAAACTTCTATCTAATTACATGAACATTTGCTCTAGAACAAAG GTGAAGGCTAGCTATATTACGATTGAAGCTGACCAAGTTCATAAAGGAATTGTCGATCTGGTGAACAGGCATGGAGTTAGAAAGCTTGTTATAGGGTCTGTACCAGAAAA TTGCTTAAAGGTTAAAAAGAGCTCTAAAAAAGCAAATTATGCTGCCAAACATACCCCTCTATTTTGTGAGATATGGTTTATTAACAAAGGGAAACACATGTGGACAAGAGAAGCTTCAGAAGACTTGAGTTTTCTTGAACCAGTTAGCCAGCTGGAGCATCTAACGACAGAATGGTTTAGATCTAGATCGTTGCAATATGACAAGGGTGACCTTGTAACCCACTCTGATCGTCTTCGATCCAGTTCTTGCTCAGAAGTGACAAATGAATTGCAGGCTAAAATGGGAGGGCTTTCGTCCGGTTTTAACAGTGAAGGTGATCCACGCAATTTCTACAGTTTGTTTAGTCCAGTGAGCACTAGCCCTTCTTGTTCTGGATATGCTTCATCCACTGAAAGAAGAGTGTCCACAGACTCTGACACAATCTCAAAGTTGGAGGAAGAAAGCTTATGTTGCCAGCTTGCAGAAGCAAGGATTGAAGCTGAGGCATCAAGGAATGAAGCAATTGCAGAGATATTTAAGCGCAAGAAATTGGAGTCAGAAGCTATGGAAGCTATAGGCAAG GTTAAAGCTTTTGAATCTGCCCATGCACATGAATTCAAACTTAGGAGAGAAGCTGAGGATGCACTGAGAACTACAATACAGGAACAAGAAAAGCTCTTAGAAGAAAGAGAAAATGCAGCTAGGGAGCTACAGAAAACCATGAGAAATGTAGCTTTCCTAGACAGTTGTGCACAGGAAGCAAAACGTCGGTGTGAGGAAGCAACTGCTGAATTGAAACTCATCCAAGCATCCATTGTTACTCTGCGGCGTGAAAAGCTGAAGATCCGACGGCAGAAAATTGATGCAGCACATTGGCTTGAACTGTGGAGAAATCGAGGGCAAGCTGGAGCTGCAAACTCCAATCATGTGTTTGGGGTTGTTGAAGATTCGACTGAATTACCAGAATTTTCATTGTCAGATTTGGAGACTGCAACATGCAATTTTTCTGAAAGCTTCAAAATTGGACAGGGAGGATATGGTTGTGTATACAAGGGGGAGATGTGGGATAAGACTGTTGCCATAAAGAAGTTGCATCCGCATAGTAGGCAGGGACAGTCAGAATTTCAACAAGAG GTTCAAGTTCTTGGCAAATTACGACATCCTCATCTAGTGACTTTAATTGGCGCATGCCGTGAAGCCTGGTCCCTTGTTTATGAGTACTTGCCAAATGGAAGTCTCCAAGATCAACTTTTCCGCAAAAGCAACAATGCTTCCCTAACTTGGAAGATCAGAACAGGGTTAATTGCTGAAATCTCAAGTGCTCTCCTCTTTTTGCACTCTTCCAAACCTGAAAAGGTTGTCCATGGTGATCTGAAACCTGAAAACATCCTTCTTAATTCTAAGCTCAGCTGCAAGATATGTGATTTTGGAATTTGTAGGCTGGTGCCTGAGGAGACCCTTCGTTACCCAAGTTTCCGCAGATATACTGAACCTAAAGGAGCTTTTCCATACACAGATCCAGAGTTCAATAGAACTGGAGTCTTGACACCAAAATCTGACATCTACTCCTTTGGGCTCATCACATTGCAGCTACTCACTGGAAGGCGTCCAGTGGGGTTAGCAGGTGAGGTGCGTAAAGCAGTGTCATGTGGGAAATTAGAATCACTTCTGGATTCATCAGCAGGAGAATGGCCGACATTTGTGGCAGCACGATTGGCGGAACTGGGGTTGCAATGCTGTGAAATGAATGGTAGAGATAGACCAGAGCTGACACCAACTCTGGTTAAGGAACTGGAGCAATTGCACTGCTCAGAAGAGCGAGTGGTGCCATCATTTTTCTTGTGTCCTATTCGTCAG gaCATTATGCATGATCCTCAGATAGCAGCGGATGGGTTCACATATGAAGGAGAAGCTATGCGTGGATGGCTGGAGAATGGCCGTGAAACTTCACCAATGACCAATTTGAAATTGAATCACTTGCATCTTACTCCTAATAATGCACTTCGCCACGCAATTCAAGATTGGTTATGTAAACCTTGA
- the LOC131148059 gene encoding auxin-responsive protein IAA13-like, whose product MAYRMNNLANQVKTLTSKEDETCEDDKLKQTSKKKVYNGSNKNNTVAIKKGHLGFLKVNMDGLSIGRKVDLNASSIYATLAQAQEDMLDNPTTNITSIRSSGESEQSRKATKFLNGSSEFVLTYEDKEGDLMLVRDVP is encoded by the exons ATGGCTTATAGGATGAACAATTTGGCTAACCAGGTAAAGACTCTGACCTCTAAAGAAGATGAAACATGCGAGGATGATAAATTAAAGCAAACTTCAAAGAAAAAAGTGTACAATGGTAGCAATAAGAACAATACTGTTGCTATAAAAAAAGGACATCTTGGGTTTCTTAAGGTTAACATGGATGGATTGTCAATAGGGAGGAAAGTGGACCTAAATGCTTCTTCTATATATGCTACTTTAGCCCAAGCACAAGAGGACATGTTAGATAATCCAACCACAAACATCACTTCCATTC GTTCGAGTGGAGAGAGTGAGCAATCAAGAAAGGCCACCAAGTTTTTAAATGGATCATCTGAATTCGTGCTCACTTATGAAGATAAGGAGGGGGACTTGATGCTCGTACGAGATGTTCCTTAG